In a genomic window of Glaciimonas sp. PCH181:
- a CDS encoding Bax inhibitor-1/YccA family protein, whose translation MNSNFQNRYASTGTTASLSGVRNRVLRNTYWLLALSMIPTIGGAWLGVQLNFNIFSGSPMIGFIAFMAIAFGFFYAIEKTKETGWGVVVLLGFTFFMGLMLTRLIEHTLKFSNGGTLIMTAFGGTGIVFGVMATIATVSKRDFSGMGKWLFAGLLVIIVASVANIFLQLPALYLAVSVIAIGIFSAYILYDVQQIINGGETNYIRATLNIYLDVYNIFVNLLSLLGIFGGNRN comes from the coding sequence ATGAATTCAAATTTTCAAAATCGCTACGCATCAACGGGAACCACAGCAAGTCTCAGCGGCGTCCGTAATCGCGTGCTTCGCAATACATACTGGCTGCTAGCGCTGTCGATGATTCCGACAATTGGCGGTGCTTGGCTAGGCGTGCAGCTAAATTTCAATATCTTTAGCGGCAGCCCGATGATCGGGTTCATTGCGTTTATGGCAATCGCTTTTGGCTTCTTCTATGCTATTGAAAAGACAAAAGAAACCGGCTGGGGTGTTGTTGTATTGTTAGGATTTACCTTCTTTATGGGGCTAATGCTCACCAGACTTATTGAACATACGCTCAAATTTTCAAACGGCGGAACCCTGATTATGACGGCGTTCGGTGGTACGGGGATTGTATTCGGCGTCATGGCTACGATTGCAACCGTCTCCAAGCGTGATTTTTCTGGAATGGGCAAATGGCTTTTCGCTGGTCTGCTCGTAATTATAGTCGCCAGCGTTGCAAATATTTTCTTACAGTTGCCTGCGCTATATCTGGCCGTATCCGTGATCGCTATCGGTATTTTCTCTGCCTATATTTTGTATGATGTACAACAAATCATCAACGGCGGCGAAACAAATTACATTCGGGCAACATTAAATATTTACTTAGATGTCTATAATATTTTTGTTAATTTACTGTCATTGCTAGGCATTTTTGGCGGCAATCGCAATTAA